In a genomic window of Drosophila takahashii strain IR98-3 E-12201 chromosome 3L, DtakHiC1v2, whole genome shotgun sequence:
- the LOC108065176 gene encoding gamma-glutamylcyclotransferase — MGSKFFYFGFGSNMLASRIHIQNPTARRIGAGKLENFRLDFHTGSRNWLGAPATIVPTQGSHVYGSIWEIDMCNLKDLDDQEGVSEGIYIPISVPVHSLTTDTSITCRAYHLTNQPQSELHAGGVQENIPYDRQPSQTYLKVLVKGANETGIPEEYIKWLRGIRHNGKQVPPMEAKLELDQVKLS, encoded by the exons ATGGGcagtaaattcttttatttcggCTTCGGTAGTAATATGCTGGCCAGTCGGATCCACATACAAAACCCCACTGCCAGAAGAATCGGTGCCGGCAAACTAGAG AACTTCCGCCTGGACTTTCACACAGGATCGAGAAACTGGTTGGGGGCTCCCGCCACAATTGTACCCACTCAAGGATCTCATGTCTACGGATCCATTTGGGAGATTGATATGTGCAACCTCAAGGACTTGGATGA tcaGGAAGGAGTTTCCGAAGGCATATACATTCCGATTAGCGTGCCCGTTCACTCGCTGACCACAGATACCAGCATCACCTGTCGTGCCTATCACCTAACGAACCAGCCCCAATCAGAGCTTCATGCCGGTGGAGTCCAGGAAAATATACCTTACGATCGTCAGCCCTCACAAACATACCTCAAGGTCTTGGTAAAGGGAGCCAACGAAACGGGAATTCCCGAGGAGTACATAAAATGGCTGAGGGGCATAAGGCATAATGGCAAACAAGTGCCGCCAATGGAGGCAAAACTGGAACTGGACCAAGTGAAACTGAGTTGA
- the LOC123002966 gene encoding gamma-glutamylcyclotransferase, with amino-acid sequence MNRDCLIAVVTCLLVALPKAQGHSIGGTNGTLNLPEVRGNRFLYFGFGSNMLAKRIHIQNPTAVRVGPGLLPDYRLDFAFESARWGGAVATIVPTQGDHAWGTLWKIDLTNLPDIDNQEGVHEGIYESRTVYVKPRGESDPVPARAYLLTKQPDTNLYKLSKDSVPASRQPSKTYLQCLVQGAIESSVPEDYVRRLRGIKHNGHVASDLEQKLELQNVAL; translated from the exons ATGAATCGAGATTGTCTTATCGCTGTCGTCACCTGTCTGTTGGTGGCTCTCCCCAAGGCTCAGGGCCACAGCATCGGAGGTACAAATGGCACCTTGAATCTGCCGGAGGTGCGCGGCAATAGGTTCCTCTACTTTGGGTTCGGGAGCAACATGCTGGCCAAGAGGATCCACATCCAGAACCCAACGGCTGTCAGAGTTGGTCCCGGCCTGCTTCCCGATTACCGACTGGACTTTGCCTTCGAATCGGCTCGTTGGGGAGGAGCCGTGGCCACCATTGTGCCAACGCAGGGGGATCATGCGTGGGGAACTCTCTGGAAGATCGACCTTACCAATCTGCCGGATATAGACAA CCAAGAAGGCGTGCATGAGGGCATCTACGAGTCTCGCACCGTTTACGTGAAACCCCGTGGCGAATCCGATCCAGTTCCTGCCCGTGCTTATCTACTGACCAAGCAGCCGGACACCAATCTCTACAAACTGTCGAAGGATTCTGTTCCTGCATCCCGTCAGCCCTCAAAAACATATCTACAATGCCTCGTACAGGGCGCTATCGAGAGCTCCGTGCCCGAGGATTATGTTCGGCGACTGCGGGGCATCAAGCATAATGGTCACGTGGCAAGCGATCTTGAGCAGAAGCTGGAACTGCAGAATGTTGCACTCTAA
- the LOC138912891 gene encoding uncharacterized protein: MPRIRRLCKTIKRYDGTLNIISLFISNWAIFPCIFSSQGGGGQIYYYLISYGVLFLWPIFHMLMVASVLLNRRIATVAISWLFAYLVIILYLVLNCEKVNVLDWYSFPSYTWLILMVALAAGGGGAAGGGGKGRKGGKGGRKGGGGGGRGGGGGGGGGRGDGGGRGRGKRDVFSKRRNSEGLFSILALIFFGLLIFVIQMLLRRRRARPSS; the protein is encoded by the exons ATGCCACGCATAAGAAGGCTTTGTAAAACGATAAAGAGATATGACGGTACTCTAAACATTATATCCTTGTTTATTAGCAACTGGGCGATTTTTCCCTGTATTTTTTCTTCACAAG GCGGAGGTGGTCAAATATATTACTATTTGATATCCTACGGAGTACTTTTTTTGTGGCCCATTTTCCACATGCTTATGGTGGCCTCGGTTCTCCTGAAC CGAAGGATAGCAACTGTGGCTATAAGTTGGTTATTCGCGTACCTCGTGATTATCCTGTACCTGGTGCTTAACTGCGAAAAAGTCAATGTCCTCGATTGGTACTCTTTTCCGTCCTACACCTGGCTGATCCTTATGGTGGCCCTTGCTgcaggtggtggtggtgctgctggtggtggtggaaaGGGTCGAAAAGGTGGGAAGGGTGGCCGGaaaggtggtggtggtgggggtcgtggaggtggtggaggaggtggtggtggtcgTGGAGATGGAGgtggacgaggacgaggaaaAAGAGATGTATTTTCTAAACGTCGAAACTCTGAAGGATTATTTTCGATACTGGCTTTAATTT TTTTTGGATTGCTTATTTTCGTGATTCAAATGCTTTTGCGCCGGAGAAGGGCTCGTCCGAGCAGctaa
- the LOC108065178 gene encoding uncharacterized protein isoform X2: MAFLASLIIPPPLGSDIPCDNSLKGPRYYRKVLAQISMVVPLTIAAVVVLFHESTSNTLSKNWKLAFAVFIYFSIINVLFFWKSASLTFLLVMYALAQVLTLPYCALLIPNIQRMIDGQFEKKEYIMAAMGLIPDIICLSLFLVSMCLGGSDRIGGSSNGTSSIGSSSGSSSGSSSGSSSGGSSGGSSGGGSGGGGSS, translated from the exons ATGGCATTTTTAGCCAGCTTGATTATACCCCCTCCTTTGGGCAGCGATATTCCTTGTGATAATTCATTAAAGGGGCCAAGATATTACCGAAAGGTTCTTGCACAG ATAAGCATGGTTGTGCCATTAACTATTGCAGCCGTTGTTGTTCTATTTCATGAAAGTACCTCAAATACCCTATCAAAAAATTGGAAGCTAGCTTTTGCagtctttatttatttctcaattattaatgtactttttttttggaagtctGCTAGCCTTACTTTTTTATTGGTTATGTACGCACTGGCCCAAGTGCTGACCCTCCCATATTG TGCATTGCTTATCCCTAACATTCAGCGGATGATCGATGGCCAGTTCGAGAAGAAGGAGTATATTATGGCGGCCATGGGTCTTATTCCAGACATTATATGCCTAAGTCTCTTTTTAGTCTCCATGTGTCTGGGGGGTAGTGACAGAATTGGAGGCAGCAGTAATGGAACTAGTAGCATTGGAAGTAGCAGTGGAAGTAGCAGTGGAAGTAGCAGTGGAAGTAGCAGTGGAGGTAGCAGTGGAGGTAGCAGTGGCGGTGGAAGCGGTGGTGGTGGCAGCagctaa
- the LOC108065178 gene encoding uncharacterized protein isoform X3, with protein sequence MASSRRRISMCLGGSDRIGGSSNGTSSIGSSSGSSSGSSSGSSSGGSSGGSSGGGSGGGGSS encoded by the exons ATGGCCAGTTCGAGAAGAAGGA TCTCCATGTGTCTGGGGGGTAGTGACAGAATTGGAGGCAGCAGTAATGGAACTAGTAGCATTGGAAGTAGCAGTGGAAGTAGCAGTGGAAGTAGCAGTGGAAGTAGCAGTGGAGGTAGCAGTGGAGGTAGCAGTGGCGGTGGAAGCGGTGGTGGTGGCAGCagctaa
- the LOC108065178 gene encoding uncharacterized protein isoform X1: MAFLASLIIPPPLGSDIPCDNSLKGPRYYRKVLAQVTISMVVPLTIAAVVVLFHESTSNTLSKNWKLAFAVFIYFSIINVLFFWKSASLTFLLVMYALAQVLTLPYCALLIPNIQRMIDGQFEKKEYIMAAMGLIPDIICLSLFLVSMCLGGSDRIGGSSNGTSSIGSSSGSSSGSSSGSSSGGSSGGSSGGGSGGGGSS; the protein is encoded by the exons ATGGCATTTTTAGCCAGCTTGATTATACCCCCTCCTTTGGGCAGCGATATTCCTTGTGATAATTCATTAAAGGGGCCAAGATATTACCGAAAGGTTCTTGCACAGGTGACT ATAAGCATGGTTGTGCCATTAACTATTGCAGCCGTTGTTGTTCTATTTCATGAAAGTACCTCAAATACCCTATCAAAAAATTGGAAGCTAGCTTTTGCagtctttatttatttctcaattattaatgtactttttttttggaagtctGCTAGCCTTACTTTTTTATTGGTTATGTACGCACTGGCCCAAGTGCTGACCCTCCCATATTG TGCATTGCTTATCCCTAACATTCAGCGGATGATCGATGGCCAGTTCGAGAAGAAGGAGTATATTATGGCGGCCATGGGTCTTATTCCAGACATTATATGCCTAAGTCTCTTTTTAGTCTCCATGTGTCTGGGGGGTAGTGACAGAATTGGAGGCAGCAGTAATGGAACTAGTAGCATTGGAAGTAGCAGTGGAAGTAGCAGTGGAAGTAGCAGTGGAAGTAGCAGTGGAGGTAGCAGTGGAGGTAGCAGTGGCGGTGGAAGCGGTGGTGGTGGCAGCagctaa
- the Met75Ca gene encoding uncharacterized protein Met75Ca codes for MNAIQVCALFFLSLVLSTVNAQIPTREESSRDKACGPGRYYNEARHTCLPW; via the coding sequence ATGAACGCAATCCAAGTTTGTGCTCTATTCTTCCTGAGCCTGGTCCTGAGCACCGTGAATGCCCAAATTCCCACCCGTGAAGAATCTAGCAGGGACAAGGCATGTGGACCTGGTCGTTACTACAATGAAGCTCGGCACACTTGCCTGCCCTGGTAG